In a single window of the Paenibacillus sp. MMS20-IR301 genome:
- a CDS encoding ADP-ribosylglycohydrolase family protein, with translation MTLNADRYQGCLLGLAAGDALGTTAEFKAPGTFAPLTDIIGGGVFGLQPGQWTDDTSMALCLAESLLSVQTFDPADQMGRYVKWYREGMLSSTGECFDIGNATRAALHRFEASGEGFSGSDDPHSAGNGSIMRLAPVVMYYAEQPAEAIRYAALSSRTTHAAPECLAACRLLAAYILAGLHGWSKQEMLAPEAYRDWLDEDSLTPHMLNIKYGSYAIKEPPEIQGSGYVVESLEAALWAFHRSSSFAEGALLAANLGNDADTTAAVYGQIAGAYYGLGGIPADWSSKLALRELIGDYAGRLYAERVK, from the coding sequence ATGACATTAAATGCTGACCGCTATCAGGGCTGTCTGCTGGGGCTTGCGGCCGGAGATGCGCTGGGGACTACCGCTGAGTTCAAGGCACCCGGAACCTTTGCGCCGCTTACGGATATCATCGGCGGCGGGGTATTCGGCCTGCAGCCGGGGCAATGGACGGACGATACCTCAATGGCGCTCTGCCTTGCAGAGAGCCTGCTGAGCGTACAGACCTTTGATCCGGCCGATCAAATGGGGCGGTATGTGAAGTGGTACCGCGAAGGGATGCTGAGCAGCACAGGTGAATGCTTCGACATCGGCAATGCCACCCGTGCGGCGCTTCACCGGTTCGAAGCCAGCGGGGAAGGCTTCAGCGGCTCGGATGATCCCCATTCCGCCGGAAACGGTTCGATCATGCGTCTTGCTCCTGTGGTTATGTATTACGCAGAGCAGCCTGCAGAAGCGATCCGGTATGCAGCGCTCAGCTCAAGAACGACCCATGCCGCTCCCGAATGCCTGGCTGCATGCCGGCTGCTGGCCGCTTATATTCTTGCGGGGCTGCACGGCTGGAGCAAGCAGGAGATGCTGGCCCCGGAGGCTTACCGTGACTGGCTGGATGAGGACAGCCTGACACCGCATATGCTGAATATCAAGTATGGCTCCTACGCGATTAAGGAACCGCCCGAGATTCAAGGCTCGGGGTATGTGGTGGAATCGCTGGAAGCTGCGCTGTGGGCTTTCCACCGGTCTTCCAGCTTTGCCGAAGGCGCGCTGCTCGCGGCCAATCTGGGCAATGACGCCGATACAACAGCTGCTGTCTACGGCCAGATCGCCGGAGCCTATTATGGTCTGGGCGGCATCCCGGCAGACTGGAGCAGCAAGCTGGCTCTGCGTGAACTGATCGGCGACTATGCCGGACGGCTGTATGCGGAACGGGTGAAATAG